From the Leptolyngbya sp. O-77 genome, one window contains:
- a CDS encoding response regulator transcription factor yields MPLTILVVDDDLGTRLSIGDYLELSGYLVVMAENGEQALALVDQVQPHLIVTDVAMPRMDGFELVRQVRSQPALRLLPVIFLTALSRTEERIRGYQLGCDAYLPKPFDLKELGAVVRNLLERSQLIQTEWRRQIRASEAAESSPHRSAEEPSAAEPESDLGLTLREQGVLSLLADGLSNSQIGDRLHLSPRTVEKYVSSLLRKTNTSNRAELVRYVMDHHLVE; encoded by the coding sequence ATGCCTCTGACGATTCTGGTGGTGGATGATGATCTGGGCACCCGGCTTTCGATTGGCGACTATTTAGAGTTGTCTGGCTATCTGGTGGTGATGGCGGAAAACGGTGAGCAGGCCCTGGCCCTGGTCGATCAAGTGCAGCCGCATTTGATCGTGACTGACGTGGCCATGCCCCGCATGGATGGGTTTGAGCTGGTGCGCCAGGTGCGATCGCAGCCCGCGCTCCGGCTCTTGCCCGTGATTTTTTTGACGGCGCTGAGCCGCACAGAGGAGCGCATTCGGGGCTATCAGCTTGGGTGTGATGCCTATTTGCCGAAGCCGTTTGACCTGAAGGAACTGGGGGCGGTGGTGCGAAATTTGCTGGAGCGATCGCAGCTGATCCAGACCGAATGGCGACGACAGATCCGCGCATCGGAGGCGGCGGAATCCAGCCCGCATCGGTCAGCCGAGGAGCCTTCCGCTGCGGAACCAGAGAGCGATCTGGGTCTAACGCTGCGAGAACAGGGGGTGCTGTCGCTGCTGGCGGATGGTCTGTCGAATTCGCAAATTGGCGATCGCCTTCACCTCAGCCCCCGCACGGTCGAAAAATACGTCAGCAGCCTCCTCCGCAAGACCAACACCAGCAACCGCGCCGAACTCGTCCGCTACGTGATGGATCACCATCTGGTGGAATAG